The Coturnix japonica isolate 7356 chromosome 9, Coturnix japonica 2.1, whole genome shotgun sequence genomic interval TTGGTCATCATCGCAAGAGCTGAAGTTGTGTAGGATTTCTCCCATGACGTTCTGAATTGTAAACTTAAGTTTTTGTATGTCTGAGGGAAAGCTGTGGGGTTTTGACAGGTTTTTAAGTCTTGGATATGTTGATTTTATACAGTTCAGGTTTTTAGATCTGTTTTCAACAAGCTGCATCTTCTTTGATAATTACGTGATCCGGAAATTACTCAGTTCATCATGAATTGCTCAGTCCTAATAGAGATTAAACGAATCATCATCACAGCTCTCTTGAGAAGCTCagcttcctttttatttttaaatctgaaacGATTCTGCatctttgtatttaaaatatgtattgcTGCTCTAGAATGGTACCCTGTCAAGAGGCATACATAAATAACTGTATAATAGAACTGTAAATAGTCTTGTAAATCATTTTTGTGACTGAaactctttgaaaataaaattaaaacaaacagatattTTAACTCTTTTCATTAGtttcttgaaattattttttattactcaTTATACAGTTGGATCTAATGCAGGGGCATGAATGTAGGCTTAACTCCTGCTGATGTCATGAATTATCCTATTCAGTGCCTTTATGTTCTTGAAGTGGGGAGCAGTGAAGTAAGTGTGCCATGTGCTGGCGGTGCGTGTGATAGTGGTGCTGTGTGTGATGGGGTAATGGTGATCTCAGTTTCACCTGGTGGCTTATGAAAGCCATTTAAAAGCCAGACCTAGAGGTGAGAGATTTATTCCTACCCTCTCTATCCCTTGAAGTGTGAGAAGAATTATCTTAAAAAGACTCTTGCATGGATGTTCCTAGTTGTGAGCTCTTGCTGTTTTAACAGTCATCTTCAGAAAAACCATGCTGAAGTGAAGGTATCTTTAACATCTTGCAGCTCACTCCCTGTCTAAACATTTATTGACTGTACATGTTATTTCCAGTTTGAGGACCAGGTGTTTCAAATGCCTGGTTATCAAAGGACTTGATTACAAAAACTTTCAATTTCAAGCAAAGATTTTGGTAACTTacagcttttctctcttcagaatCTTTCAGGCTTTAGGTTTTGTTGGTCTATGACTGCAGAAGACCCAAAGGAAGAACGGAAGCCAAATGGGACAGCTCTGGTTTGCTTAGCCAAAGCATTCCTCACATTGCTTTGACTTCAATCCTGTGTGAAGGTAAAAGCAGCATTGTGAAGGTATGTATCAATTGCACTTGATTGTTTGAGATGGCTGCATTTATTCCTACAGCATCTACTGGATCTGTTTTGTAGACTGCTGTGAAGTGCCTAACAAGTTTGAAATCTCTTTCAAATCGTAATTCATGTTGAAATTCATATTTCTGACTAACTAAATTTGTACTGTGTTTACGTACACATTCTGCTGTCACAAGCACCTTGTGTTGTTGGATTTGTTAAgtctttactttttctcctgtttccttAATGGTCTCAATTTCTCCATTAGGAGCTGTATACAAGCTGCGGAAACTAGTTGCTTCCACAGCTCAGTGTAGGCAAAATCTGCTCTGAAGCTTGAAATGTTCATTTGCTGTTCACAGCAGTCAGCAGAAGTGAGTGAAGTTCTGTTATCTAGAGGATGCATTTTGCCGttttactttccatttcaaGAGCAGAGTCATGGTGAAGCCTGATTGCCTGCTGTGCTCCTAACAAGTTCCtctaaaaagcaaagaagtttCTGATGCCCTGATCAGAACTGCTTTCTTGCAAGTTTCCAAATGAATttgaggatgaggaagaaagtTAGTAACCATGGTAAACAGTTATGAATGATGGCAGTTCCTTGGTGAGGTACGATTCCCAGATTGTATGGAAGCTTCTTGTTTGACTTAAAAAGAACTTTGGAAGTTTAGTATcttgaggcttttttttcctgtcttactGTGTCATTCAAAAGGTCTGGAAAGTCCAATGAAAGGGAGCTTTGCAGCACCACGTTGCCGGTTGATAACGCTGTGtgccatttgctttccttctctagGAAGAGATGCTAATTTTACCAGTCTTCAATTCCCCGAACTAAACCAAGAATTATTATGTTTTTGAATTCTCCCTGTTACTTTTCCTTTGACGCAGCAGCTGGTTTTGATTGATAGTTTTATGCTCTTGTCAGCAGTTCAGGCACAAGAGAAGCACATGAGAATTTGAGACCACTATCCTCCCTCGGCCCTACTTACTCCCTTTTATGTGATGAGGTTTGTACCCATGTCTGGCTGTCAGGTTGGTTTGAGGGAGCTACATCCAGAtccattaaaacacaaaaataagatgTGGGTGTGCTGGGATGGTGTTCTCCCATCGTAGTCTTCCTAGTGATGAAGGCTGCCATAGTTAACAGCAATTCCAGTTATGTCTATGGCAacctcagcagctgcttctcctgtgCTTCAGCCAGCTCTTTGACATTCAGGTGTCTGATGCACTTGGACTTGTTGATTTCACTATGGAAGTAGATGTAAACTGTGAAGGGTTTATGTTTGGCTTGAACTTTCAGATATTATCATTACAGCTGCAGTGGTTTAATGATcgttttcctgttcctttttttgtttgggaaTTGATGCAACTTTCTGAATTTTGGGAACGTTTCATGCATATCTACCTTTATTGGTACAGCTTTCTAGCTGAGGTCATAACACTTcgttcctttcctttcattatttaCAATGCTTCTGGTAATGTAGAGTAGTGTGAAGTTGTTGACTTGCTGTTATCAGAGGCTTATTGCTGTCCTTTGTTAGATAAGCTCTTGTGTGTTGTTTTCAAAAATAGCCTGTTGCTTCTTGTGTGTTCTTGAACTTTTCCAAGAAGCAATCGCTTCCAAGTGCTGAGAAATGGTTTTGCAGAGCTATGTAGTGTATTGAGTTTGGCCATAGAATATTGCAGGAGTTGCAGGATGCCCTTTTTACCTCCGTTATCTCTTTTTGCATGCTAAAACTATACTTGTAGATAACCTACAATAAATTGTTATTGGTGCAGGGCTGTCTGATCTCTTAAGACTTTCTCAGTATCACTTAGTATGATACTTTTcacttcaaataaatacatcttttgGCTATTTAAGCTGTTTCATTGTGATTGTCGTATGCTTTAGTCATCCTTGGCTAGTACCAATGTTAATAAGGAGTGCTTGATTTACAGAAGAGCTTTATCTGTACTTCTCAGTGTGAGCTGAACTCCTTCGAAATGTTTGCAGTCAGCAGAAATAGATTCTGAAGTTGGTTTTCAAGCCAAGAGAAATTTCAGATGTTGTGTTATATTCATACAGCTTTGTCTGCTGTGTTACTGGCTACCTGAGATCAAATCCTGACGCTCTCTCATCTCTTGCAACAGCTCATGTTTCTGGCGCTTCAGCAAGAATGTTGGTGCTTCGTTTGTCAGTGGTGATCaagcttttcttccagctggATGCATCTGTTTGTCCCGAGAAATGCGACTGCTCGTTCAAAAATGCGATTCATTGCTCCGGTCCTCACATAAAAGACCTGGAATCGTTAAATCTTCCTTGCAATATGACCAAAATTCACATAACAAACACTAATGTAACATACGTGCAGGATGTTTTTTCTGGGATGGAAGAACTGCAACATCTCATCTTGTCTTCAAACAATATCGCTCTGATTTCACCGGTGGCATTTAAAGGCTTGAGAAGCCTGAAAGTCCTCAAACTGCTGGATAACAAACTGGTTGAACTTCCTCCAGAAGTGTTCAGTGACACGGTACATCTTCAGCAACTGATCATTGAAAATAACAGGCTGAAATCCATCCAAGAGAATCTGTTTGACAGACTAGGCAGTTTGGAGGAGCTTTTCTTGAACAAAAATGAACTAAGAGCACTTCCCAGTGGTGTGCTGAAGAAACTTGCCAAACTCAAAGTACTGAATTTGTCAAGAAATTCTTTGGCAGCGCTGCCTAGAAATATATTTAGTGCATTAACTAAGCTCGAGAAGCTGATGTTGTACTTTAACAGGCTCTCTTCAATAGAGTCTGGTATATTTGATAGcctgagggagctgctggaacTCTTCCTGCATTCCAATGGCATTCAGTCTATTGCCCCTGATGTATTTCATCACCTTCATAAACTTAGAAGCCTAACGCTCTCCAGAAACAAGCTTGAGATTTTACCCCCTGGGCTCTTTCTGCACTTGCGTGATCTGTCTAAACTGACCTTATATGGGAACCCACTGAAGTCTCTTCCAGAAGTGTTGTTTGGAGAGATGAGGAATCTTGGTAGCCTGTGGCTGTATCACACAAAGCTCTCAACGATACCGGATTTTGTGTTCAGTAACTTGACCAATTTGGAGCTGCTTGTGCTGAGTTTTAATCCGGAGCTTAGTGCTCTTCCCGAGAACGTGTTCAGTGGTCTGAAAGAACTGCGGGGCCTTTCTCTGCATACAAACAACATTTCCAGTCTTCCAGAGGGCATCTTCCAGAGCCTTCAGAAACTGCAGAACgtttctcttttcagttccaGGCTTCAGGTTCTTCCCAGAAGGCTCTTCTATAATCTCAAGCACCTCCAGAAGGTTTACCTCAATAGTACTGAGCTGCAGTCTCTTCCTGAAGATCTATTTGCCACTTTACCTGAGCTGCAAGAAGTCTTCCTTGGTGACAACCCTTGGAAGTGTGATTGCCAAATTCTTGGCTTCCGAGAGTGGCTCCGGAAGAGCACAGAGGTAGTGAAAGAAGCACAGTCTCTAATGTGTGACAGCCCACCCTCCTTAAGGAACATTTCACTCCTGGCTCTAACAGATCACCACCTGCAGTGCCTGCCAACCACAGCCATTACGTACCAGGTGTTTAAGTCGACTTGTTCCCCGACTTTGACTTCTCTTACAATGGAGCAATTGAAATCATCCTGGGAGACAACTGTACCAGCAGTGTCTGACATTGATACCAGCACACCTACAGCAGTTCCAGTTGCAAGAACAACTCCAGGTTTTACCTATTCACACATTCAAGACGTTGAAGGCTCTGGCTCTCATTTCTTAGATGGTCCAACCCAAACTTCTCCCAGTGTCATagaaacaaacagcatcagAGGAACAGTTCTGACTACTCCTGCCCAGTGGGATGAATTACCTGCTTACAGGAGAACCGAGCCCTATTATAATACCAAAGGTGTTTGTTGTCAGCTATTCTTGTGCCTTCACAGTTTGGTTTTAGCATTTCAGACTGTCACCATTGTGCTCAGTCTGTATGTGGTGGTTAAAACCAGGCAACTCTTGTACTCCAGAAACGTTCCTGCTCAGCCTGTAGttctcataaaatatataagaCAATAGAGATTACCAGTTGAAGAAAGGATTAGAAACgttgctctgaaagcatttgGAGCATTTGGACTGTTTGTTTGGTTCAGATATGGCTTACAAATCTCCACAGCAAGGACCACAAGCGCCTTGTCTCTACAGAATAACCAAAACGTGCTTTTATATACCTTAGTGTTGGCCAAAAGTGACTGTAGTCATTGCACACAGTGATGGCACTTGGTGTACAAAACGCAGATgggaagctgaaagaaaatccatGTCCACCTTCACACGCAGCCCTGCCCTTCAGTCAGCACGGAGCCACCTTCCTGCATTGGGCTGCAGCCCTGTCCTGGGcagggcactgctggctgctgtgccGTGGTTGTGACCCCTCCATGTGACTGACTTGTGGGAGAGCAATCCGTGggcaaggaaaaaatgtgaacagCACAGGGAGGTTTACATGGAAGCACGGCTTTAACTGTTGTTTAAAGGTTGCCTGGAGTACTGCAAATATTATGATGCCTTATACTGCCTGCAGTGTTTTGTGTCCTTATTGAGAAAACAAATGGTATTTTTGGGAGGATATGCtggaaaattgcttttaaaaagggCAGAAGGGAGGGGGGGTGTGGAAGTGACTGGAGGGAATGGTATGATgcaagtgtttttgtttttggtttctattctcagccccactgcaggaTGTGTGAGGAAGAAGGTAATGTCCATTACCATATAAAGCTTAATGGGTCTCTATCTTAGAGGAAGGTAAGATAGATGCTGGTCTAGATGTACACTCTTGATGtattctgttgtttgtttttaaaacttcatcTCATTCCTAAAGATTCAGCTTTGTAGTCGATGCTTTCACCCCCAGTGTGCAGGTGTGAGAAAGCCGCGTTCCATGTCAATACATCATTCTCATTACCCAGGCTTGCTCCCAGATTCCCAGCCCTTTCGAGCCTTTGATATGTAAAGGCAACTACTAGGTAATAGCATGGCTTTTGATCCTCGTACTGAAATACTTACAAGTATTTTGAATGAGATGAATATTCTAGTTTGCAGGTAGGCTGGTCGCTGTCAGACGGCAGGTATTCATTTGGTAGCTGTGTGACTTGAaagctcttcccttttctcagaAGCTGGGACTGGATTAATGAGCCCCTGCGTGTGAGACCCAGTGCTCTGGGAGTCCTTTTGGAGCCAGGTTTTTTGAAGCAGGGAtgttcctgggcagcctgaagaTGGTGTTTGACAGGAATAAactgctgctggtgcagaatTCCTCTTGTAGGCTGTGAAAGAAGGCAGTGTGCTGCTGTAGAGTTAGCCAGCCAGTAGCTGAAGCCATCTCTAAGGGAGAAGCGATGTGTGAAGCAGGCTGGATGGAATTCATGAACAGTATCACCAGTTTACTGCAATGTAGTTAAAtgagaagcacagaaacaacATGAATGCTTTATGAGTGGTGGTTCTGGGTTGTTGCTAGTGCTTGCAAAGAGGCACTTAGTCCCAATTTAGTCCTTGTTGGATAATTGCACTGACCACGCAGTGtctgccagctgcagggctgtcaTGTCAGTGCCACGCACACATCTGTGTACAGCGGGCAGGGGATGAGTAAGCAGTGGGTGAGCAAGGACACTGCATGGCTGCGCTGCTCACTGCCTCCCTTGGTGTGGCACAGAGGAAATGGGCTCACACTTGAATGCACACTGATTTctaagaaaaagcagcagtttaaTTGGTGTATAGCAGTGGTATTGACTTAGAGCTGGCTCTCTGCATGTCCGGTCTGCTGTGTGGGcagggtgcagagcagcagctgctatCTATCTATTGATCCTTCCATTGGCCACCCCAGCCCAAAACCAGGCCAGCTCTTGGCATGTCTCCCATTGCTCACTAGCTGCAATTGCTGCACTCTGGCACGTGGGGGCTTTGGCACGTTGCTGTGTACGGTGAGGCACAAGGAGGATGATCTGTCTTTGCATGCTGTCATCGGGCTTTCCCCATTCCTGAGCCAGACAGGGAAGTGAAGTCAGCAGACAACAAAAGGCTGGAGCAATGCAGGCGTGGGGTGTTTCATcgagttttcctttcttccctctgatGGAGATGTCATGTTTTGTTCTGCCACTGATTCATTGCTTGTTGCCCAGTATAGCTCAGCCCTTTCTGGAAATCTCTTGCCTGGAAGAACAGAGGAAATCCTTATTTAGATCCCACCTCCACTCACCCCGGCAAAAGGGAGCTCCAGGTCATTGTCCAACAAATGCAGCAAGTGCCAGATAGCAGCGAGGAAAAGCACATGACAGGTCTTCCCAGCAGCAAGGGCTCCTCAGGAAAAGCACATGGGAAGGctttccccagccctgctgcttcttccttacatcccATCTAAACCAGTGGGTGGCTGATCATGTTGGGTGCACACAGCGTCTGCCTGTgtcctgcttttcctcctgctggGCTCACTGCCTGCACCTTGTGTGCTGCACCTGTGACCCTTTGTGTGCTCTGCCCTTCCCACCTCACCTCTGCCACATGTCACAGTGGCTGTTTGAAGACTTTTGTTACCACTTGCAGCAGTGACTGATCGACTGAGTCCCACTGAATGCAGCTTGTTTGGAGGCTTGGTGCATTACCATCATCACCGCTAACTTGGAGCATGGCTGTACCtctcccatcccagccctcTGGCACCTTCAGGAGCTGCATCTCGCATCCTGCTCCTCCCTGTCCCCGGGGCAAGGAGCAGCTGGGTGGTGGCAAACATGCTGTGAGGCTTTGGCCACAGGACCTCCAGTGGAGTGCTCTGCTGTGGGAGCGTGTGTGGGAGCTGGCTGAGAGGCAGGAGCGTGGGATCCTCTGGATGACATGATGGGGAGTTGGCCGTGTCTCCCCCACAGCCCATGGACAGCACATCTCACCCGGGGCAGCTGATTCAGCAGCTGTGATATCAGCATGCAGCATTTCCTAGGGATTACAGAATAGGAGGAGAGATGGAGCTAAACCCATGCGCACATGGGATGAGTGCTGGGGCTGCAAATATCTACAAACTCAAAGAGAGGAAGGGGCCAGAAGCTTCATCCAAGAGATGGGCAAATGGTCTCAGTTTTCTCAACCAAAACCTGAATTTGCATCCCCTGGCTGGGTGTTTCTGAGCAATGAGCCTTCACACAACCTCATGTGACACAGCCTCGTGTGGGACACACTGTcacagccctgctttgctgcagggaaagatgatcccagctgcagctggggatgctgccaCCAGGTTGGGCCCCTCTTGAGCAGTTGCTGCTGCAGGATCCTCGTGTTTTGTACCTTGTTTCTCTTAGAAGATAAAAGCctggagcagggagcagctccacagcctTCTTCCcaggctggggatggggctggtACAGACTGAGCACCcctcagccctgctccagcctgtcctgccccagctcacagcacccACACCCCACTTGGACAAGTTCTTTCTGATTCAGTTGTTGCTGCTCACAGCGGATTTGGCTGCAATCCATGCATTCCTTCCAGGCTAGCACTACCCTGGGCCTGGGCCAAGCCTTGCTGCTATCTCTTGAAGCAGCCTGGAGCAGCgctgtgcagctctgccaaCCCCACTGGAGCTTGTATGCAGAAATGTTGGCTTTGAGGGGCTTTGAGTCCTGCTCTGGGGGCAGCCCCTTCTGTGTGCTGTCCTGGAGGGATCCATTTCCTGGCTATACCCCTCACTGCAGTGCCCATGAGTTCTCAGAAGGTAGAACCTCTGCCCAACACCTGGGGCAGATGGAGATGGACTGTCAGAACCTGTGAACAGCCCTGGCCCTTCATGCTTGAGCTGAACCAGTTGCAGAGCCTGAGTCTAGGCTCTAGCCTGAGGCTAGGATATTTCACAAAGGGCAGGTGGGGGTTATGGAGAGGGCTGTGGGGGGGAAAACTCAGTATTCACCCCCAAGGGCCAAATGCACTTTCCTCCATTCCTTGGTACACACTCTAGCCTACAAGTCCTGCTGCTAGCCCAGCTCTGTAACTCCAGGCTTTCTTCTGAGAGCCCAGTTCTCAGCCCTCAGTGtcagaatgacttgggttggaacCCACACCACCTTtttagtaaagaatttcttcctaatttttAACCTACATTTCCCctctttaattaaaacaaacaaaaacattcactttCAAAAGTGTAATAAGTTTATTCCTTGTAAGCTCCTTTCAGGTATTAGAGGGCTGTAGTAAGATCTGCCagtagccttctcttctccaggctgaaacccatctccctcttcctctctgcaTAGGggaagatgctccagccctatggtcatcttcatggcctttcTCTGGGTGTCATTTCTTCCTTCAAGCTGCAGCACTTTGCTTGGTGCTATCAGCAAAGTGGCTGAGGGCACACTCAATCCCACAGTCCAGGTCTTTGAAGAACACCAGAGCCAGGACaggatattttctttcaatattAGGAAAACCAATTATTTTAGATACCAGGTATTTTTCAGCAACACTGTGTGAAAGACACAGAGGCAGGAGGGATGTGACTATCGCAACATATGTTCTTTCTCCAATATCATCTGCAAGACATCATCCACCTGATTCAACTTGAAGTAGATCTGCTGGAGTTCCAAGTCGGAGACGCTGAATGAGAGACGCCAGCTCACATTCATGCACAGGTTCTTAAATCTCTCTGTAATGCTGTGACTCCTTTCGGGCCCCTGCCAGAAATCCTTGTgtcctggagcatctctgaGGCTCTGGGTCCTGGAGTCCATCTGTAGTGCTATAATAGgatgcaaagcactgcagtaaTAGCAGAGTAGCAAAGCctttggctacagcaaatgagaacaggCCCAAATACAGCAGacacagaactgaaggaaaagagctgcttacctttggaaggcaTCAGATAGGCAGGGATATCAGTAAGAGATGCTCTCGCCTTCACTGCCaacctttaaatgaggtctgggaaggggtgcatTCTGCCTCCTGGTCATCCAGGTACGCTGCATGCACCTGGAGCTCCCTAGGTTGGCCCTGctttcccaccaggtgctcagtcaccACTATCAGTCCATGACTTACATTTTTGCTACACTCCACCCCACCATGGCATGAACTGAGCAGGTTGAAGGTAAGTCCTTTCCATTACAGTGATCCAGTACACTGTCACACTGTGTACAATTGACCTATTGCAGCAAACTGACAAAATATAAGAGGATTAATGATTAGTTCTTGGTTGAGGTTCATGTTCCTTTGTGGGCCAGTACTCGATGGTTCTCCAGAGGCACATCGTTGCTTGGaccagggaaggttcagctCACATTCATCAGTGCCATGTAGGCCACTGTGGGGTGTCACACTGATCTTCTAGTAACACTGGAGCATCTTGATGTCATGTTGCTCCTCACAGTGATGCTGAGGACTGAGAGAGACTCACAGGGAGTGGCACTGTACAGTCGGAATAATGCAAGAATAGTTATATATAGTTAGAATAATACAAGAATAGTTGTAAATAGATGCCAGAGGGTATCTAtgggaaaaactcaccaactctgaggccttcagtcaatacagaaaatgttgaggctcaccaccagaactccacaaaggagaaATCTCATAaaggagatgctgccttagtggtggtcagcccttaaatgggatctaggagagatggagtcaagctgCACCCCGtcccagagcacagctgaattaccttcacctgtgctcccacagctgacccagcACTTGCTTCAGATGgtttaatcagaggttcaggctgtgattatcAGTTTCCCACACAGGCACAGATGTTTCAGAGTAAAGGGTAGGTCCACCCTCCATGGCAAGATACAGGCTGTGTTCCTGTCCTGGATCAACACTTCAGCTTGTACTGGGGCACATCCCAGCCATCTGTACCATACCCTTTGGCCTGGTATCTGAGGCTGCATAACCATACTAAGTATCAAAGTGGGTTGGGGGGAGGCCTTTTCAAACCAGATTGTCTCAGTGGAGGGATGGTATGCTACTGCTCTGTGTTTGCTCAGGTTACCCTTGCTGGACCATCTGTATACCAGGCATCTTCAGGAATGggatatttgttttcctgaacaGGACTCTTCTCCAATGGAGTGACCTTTGTCTCTTCTGGCACATCGCTGTGACACAACACCGGGGCTACCATCTTCTGGAGATTTTCTTCCAATGGTGAAGAAGACAAACTACTCTTCTGGCTGAGATAGGTGACCCATCGTGCCCTTGTCTTAGGAAGGTGGGTCAGATCTTTCACACACCCCTGAACTAGCATGGTGGTCTTAGCTATGAGTTCAGATGTTTGGGTTATTGGCTCCACCTGTAATGCAGAGTAGGCACCCATTAACTTTTTCCTCAGTCACACTGTTCCTTTATTCTGCTCCATGCCAAACCTGTGACCAGAATCCAACTGGAGTTTAGAAAGTATTTTGGTGCTGCCATAAGCTCCAGCCAAACCCATCCTGAGCTGCATGGACATCTGGAAGGGTAGGATCAAATATCCCCAGTGCCTGGGCCTGTTTATCAGCCAGCTTTGCTTGCTGCAATGCCACCTGTTCTGTTCTCCCCTAGTCCCATCTTTGGTCTTTGTGAGTTGATTCAAAGGCCTCAGCTGCATGAGGTGGGGTATAAAGGAACACCAGTATCCCAGCACACCCCTAAACTCTTGCAGCTGCCATGGCACGGCAGGGACTGGGAATGCCTCAACCTTGCCTATTATTGCACTGACCAAATGACATCCAGGAATTTTACCAACAAAGCCGGTCCTTGCACTTTTGGTGGGTTTAAGGCCTGCCCTTTTTCTTGTAAGTGAGCAGGTAATGAGTCTACTGCCTTTCCTAATGCCTCCAGTGAGTCAGACATCAACACGAGATCATCAATATAGCAGTACAGTGTGATGTTATAAGGATTATGCCACTCTGCTAAGTCATGCACCACTCACCACTAAGTTATGACAACATGTTGGTGAACACAAGTACCTTTGCAGCAGGACCTGAGAGGTCCACTGCCTGCCTCCCCACATAAATGCAAACTGGTCTTGTGATTCTTCATGAACTGGAATAGTAAAGAATGCACTTGCCAAATCTAGGACACAATGGGCACAATAGGAGGTTTCTACCTCCCAATTCAATGTGTCCATCAGTGAGGAAACATTGGGTACAGCTGCACAAATGGGCAGCATGACCTAATCCAGTTTTTTAATCCACTGCCATTCTCCATGTGCCATCTGAGGGAATTATATGGGCTATATGCAGGTCTTACGATCCCTCCTTTTTCTAGCTCCTGAACCATTCTACAGATCTCTTCCCACTGCTGCTACTCTGCTTTCCTTGGTTGTCAAGAAGTTTTGTCCTAACTAACTCAACATTATTGAAGGAGATATTATAAGGGGACCATTGTCTCTTATAGGTCCTCATTCTTCAATAATCCGTGCAGCACTCAGCCACAGGGAACCCAGGAATCCCAGGGTTTCCCCAGGAGTTCCTCTTTTGGTGTATTAGGGGTCCCAGTGACCACCTGACATGTAACCATTTTAAGGTTCTACATCATA includes:
- the GP5 gene encoding platelet glycoprotein V codes for the protein MLVLRLSVVIKLFFQLDASVCPEKCDCSFKNAIHCSGPHIKDLESLNLPCNMTKIHITNTNVTYVQDVFSGMEELQHLILSSNNIALISPVAFKGLRSLKVLKLLDNKLVELPPEVFSDTVHLQQLIIENNRLKSIQENLFDRLGSLEELFLNKNELRALPSGVLKKLAKLKVLNLSRNSLAALPRNIFSALTKLEKLMLYFNRLSSIESGIFDSLRELLELFLHSNGIQSIAPDVFHHLHKLRSLTLSRNKLEILPPGLFLHLRDLSKLTLYGNPLKSLPEVLFGEMRNLGSLWLYHTKLSTIPDFVFSNLTNLELLVLSFNPELSALPENVFSGLKELRGLSLHTNNISSLPEGIFQSLQKLQNVSLFSSRLQVLPRRLFYNLKHLQKVYLNSTELQSLPEDLFATLPELQEVFLGDNPWKCDCQILGFREWLRKSTEVVKEAQSLMCDSPPSLRNISLLALTDHHLQCLPTTAITYQVFKSTCSPTLTSLTMEQLKSSWETTVPAVSDIDTSTPTAVPVARTTPGFTYSHIQDVEGSGSHFLDGPTQTSPSVIETNSIRGTVLTTPAQWDELPAYRRTEPYYNTKGVCCQLFLCLHSLVLAFQTVTIVLSLYVVVKTRQLLYSRNVPAQPVVLIKYIRQ